From the genome of Synergistaceae bacterium:
AATGTATCAATGAACTCAAACTGATAGTCGATATGATTTTTGAGGGCGGTCTTAGTTGGATGCGCTACTCGGTAAGCGATACCGCAAAATACGGAGATATGACGGCAGGACCGAGAGTAATAGGAGCTGAGTCAAGAAAGGTAATGAAGGAGCTTCTTACCGAGATTCAGGACGGAACTTTTGCACGTGATTGGATCCTTGAAAATCAAACAGGACGTCCACGCATGAAAAAATGGGCAAAAGCAGTACAAGAAGCTGACTGTGAAGCAGTTGGAAAAGAACTTCGCAAAATGATGCCTTGGATGGAACAAAAAGAGGCTCCAAAGTTTTAAAAACAATTGTAGGGGCGGCAGGCACTGATTTTAACCGAACGAAGAATTTTTAATCGTTCATAGCACGTTTATATATCGCGGAATAAACAGCCGATAGACCACCTTTTTAAAGGAGAGAAAAAAGCCATGATTAATCACGTACGTATTTTTGACACAACGCTTCGAGACGGAGAACAAGCTGCAAGAATCAATCTGAATAAGGGAGAGAAACTACAAATCGCCCGACAGCTTGCACGACTTAGAGTTGATGTCATTGAAGCTGGCTTCCCTGCATCATCACCAGGTGATTTTGAATCTGTACAGGCAATAGCCCGTGATATAAGAGGTCCAATTATTGCAGGACTTGCTAGAACGAGGGCTGAAGATATCAAGGCTGCCGCCGAAGCACTAAAAAATGCGAAACATCCTCGAATACATACCTTTATTGCTACCAGTCCTATTCACATGGAGTATAAACTCAAGTTGGATAAGGAGGGTGTGCTTTCAGAAGTCCGTAACGGGGTAACGCTTGCTCGCTCCTTCGTAAAAGATGTGGAGTTCTCTGCTGAAGATGCAAGCAGATCTGATATTAATTTCTTAGTTGAAGTGTACAAAACAGCGATTGCTTGCGGCGCTACGACATTAAATATTCCTGATACTGTCGGATATGCTCAGCCTGACGAGTTTTATACTTTTGTAAAAAGAGTTATCACAGAAGTAAACTCGGACAAAGACGTTATATGGTCTGTACACTGCCATAACGATTTGGGCTTGGGAGTTGCAAACTCTCTTGCTGCAGTAAGAGCAGGTGCAAGACAGGTTGAGTGCACTATTAACGGGCTTGGAGAACGCGCCGGGAACGCTTCCATGGAAGAAATTGTCATGGCTATGGAAACAAGAACCGACCAATATCCGGTAAAAACTTTGATTGACACCACTAAACTCTACAGCACAAGCAAACTGGTATCGCATTTAACCGGTGTTATGGTCCAGCCCAACAAAGCTATAGTCGGCGTAAACGCATTCGCTCACGAAGCAGGAATACATCAGCATGGGATGTTATGCAATAAAGCAACATACGAAATTATGACGCCTGAATCTGTCGGTGCACCTTCATCCGATTTGGTTTTGGGAAAACATTCCGGTAGACATGCTTTTAAAGATAAAGTAGAAAGTATAGGATACCAATTATCGAATGAAGAATTAGAAACAGGGTTTGCTTACTTTAAAGAGCTTTGCGATAAGAAAAAAGACGTTAGCGATGGGGACATAGAAGCCCTAATTCTTGATAGGGTTTTATCTTTTATACCTGAAAAGACATATGTTCTTAAAGATTATGCCGTTTATGTGGGAACTGGGAGTAAGCCGACAGCAAGCGTTACTTTAACATCCGGAGATATTGAACACACTGAAGCTTCTGTCGGGAACGGCCCTGTTGATGCTGCCTATAATGCAATTAAGAAAATATTAGGCTTCTCTCCCCAACTTAAAGGATTTAGGATCGGTGCAACTAGCGAACATTCTGATGCTCTGGGCGAAACCAGAGTCGTCCTCCATCACGGTGGAGTCCAATCACAAGGAAGAGGAACTAGTACCGACGTAATAG
Proteins encoded in this window:
- a CDS encoding 2-isopropylmalate synthase, whose translation is MINHVRIFDTTLRDGEQAARINLNKGEKLQIARQLARLRVDVIEAGFPASSPGDFESVQAIARDIRGPIIAGLARTRAEDIKAAAEALKNAKHPRIHTFIATSPIHMEYKLKLDKEGVLSEVRNGVTLARSFVKDVEFSAEDASRSDINFLVEVYKTAIACGATTLNIPDTVGYAQPDEFYTFVKRVITEVNSDKDVIWSVHCHNDLGLGVANSLAAVRAGARQVECTINGLGERAGNASMEEIVMAMETRTDQYPVKTLIDTTKLYSTSKLVSHLTGVMVQPNKAIVGVNAFAHEAGIHQHGMLCNKATYEIMTPESVGAPSSDLVLGKHSGRHAFKDKVESIGYQLSNEELETGFAYFKELCDKKKDVSDGDIEALILDRVLSFIPEKTYVLKDYAVYVGTGSKPTASVTLTSGDIEHTEASVGNGPVDAAYNAIKKILGFSPQLKGFRIGATSEHSDALGETRVVLHHGGVQSQGRGTSTDVIESSIRAYVDALNRLYATAAAREIKLDA